One window of the Dethiobacter alkaliphilus AHT 1 genome contains the following:
- the tmk gene encoding dTMP kinase, which yields MKKGFFITLEGPDGAGKTTQLTRLADAARQMGIQVVCTREPGGTPVGDAVRRILLDTAYSEMVPLTEVFLYAAARAQLFHQVIGPALKQGQLVLCDRFIDSTLAYQSYGGEMDFSFVLETNLQAVSHRLPDLTFVLDIDPSVGVERRGSGTADRVEQKALSFHHRVRDGFLSLADKFPERIKVVKGTQSEDEVFAVIWNQVAPLLEKLR from the coding sequence ATGAAAAAAGGATTTTTTATAACCCTGGAGGGGCCCGACGGCGCCGGGAAAACAACACAGTTGACCCGTCTGGCCGACGCTGCCCGGCAAATGGGAATCCAGGTGGTATGTACCCGGGAACCGGGGGGGACACCGGTGGGAGATGCTGTCCGCAGGATTTTACTTGACACTGCCTATAGCGAAATGGTTCCCCTGACGGAAGTATTTCTTTATGCTGCAGCGCGGGCTCAGCTTTTTCACCAGGTGATTGGCCCGGCCCTCAAGCAGGGTCAGTTGGTCTTGTGCGACCGCTTTATTGACTCCACACTGGCCTATCAGTCCTATGGCGGTGAAATGGATTTCTCTTTTGTGCTGGAAACAAATCTGCAGGCGGTGAGCCACCGGTTGCCCGACTTAACTTTTGTGCTGGACATTGATCCCTCGGTGGGGGTAGAGCGGCGGGGGTCAGGGACCGCCGATCGGGTGGAGCAAAAAGCACTTTCTTTTCACCACCGGGTCCGGGACGGTTTTTTGTCCCTGGCGGATAAGTTTCCGGAGCGAATTAAGGTGGTAAAGGGCACCCAAAGCGAGGATGAGGTGTTTGCAGTAATATGGAATCAGGTGGCTCCTCTTTTGGAGAAGCTGCGTTAG
- the rsmI gene encoding 16S rRNA (cytidine(1402)-2'-O)-methyltransferase — MSLGTLYICPTPLGNLDDITLRVLQVLRSVDKIAAEDTRHTRKLLSHFEIRAVLTSYHEHNKQKKTPVLIDWLLSGLDIALVSDAGTPGIADPGEELVKEAIAHEIPIVPLPGPVAVITALVASGLPASPCTFYGFLPVRGSKRKETLDKIAREDKTVIFYEAPHRLVKTLQALEERQPGRPAVVARELTKLHEEFKRGSLEEILAYYRENSPRGECTVLLAPAEPEVLQTEDPLELLEKLMSAGLNKKEAMRQVSQTLDISRNELYSLILQKK; from the coding sequence ATGAGTCTGGGCACCTTATATATTTGCCCCACACCGCTGGGGAATCTGGATGACATTACGCTGCGGGTTTTGCAGGTACTGCGTTCTGTGGATAAAATTGCCGCCGAGGATACGCGCCATACCAGAAAGCTCCTCAGTCATTTTGAAATCCGTGCAGTTCTCACCAGCTACCACGAGCATAATAAGCAAAAAAAAACACCGGTTTTAATTGACTGGCTGCTCTCCGGCCTGGATATAGCACTGGTCAGCGATGCGGGAACGCCGGGAATCGCCGACCCCGGTGAGGAGTTGGTAAAAGAAGCGATAGCGCATGAAATACCCATTGTGCCATTGCCGGGCCCCGTTGCTGTTATTACCGCCCTGGTAGCTTCAGGTTTGCCTGCTTCGCCTTGTACGTTTTATGGTTTCTTGCCTGTGCGGGGAAGCAAAAGAAAAGAGACGCTGGACAAAATCGCACGTGAAGATAAGACGGTTATCTTTTACGAAGCTCCTCATCGGCTGGTAAAAACGCTGCAGGCTTTAGAAGAGCGGCAGCCCGGACGACCGGCGGTGGTGGCCCGGGAATTAACCAAACTGCATGAGGAATTTAAGCGCGGCTCACTGGAGGAAATTCTGGCATACTATCGGGAGAATTCGCCGCGTGGAGAATGTACCGTACTGCTGGCACCGGCAGAGCCTGAAGTATTACAAACAGAAGATCCCCTGGAGTTGCTGGAGAAATTAATGTCCGCCGGCCTTAATAAAAAGGAAGCTATGCGTCAGGTCAGCCAGACACTGGATATTTCCCGCAATGAGCTCTACAGCTTAATATTACAAAAAAAATAA
- a CDS encoding PSP1 domain-containing protein, whose product MQTVVGIRFKKAGKIYYFDPGDNDVTPGKFAIVETSRGMEFGEVVVAPKQVPDDEVIPPLKKVVRIASDEDCQKILENRQKEEEAFAMGLEKIQEHGLDMKLVDVEYTFDRSKVIFYFTADGRVDFRELVKDLAAVFRTRIELRQIGVRDEAKMIGGLGPCGRVLCCHTFLGEFEPVSIRMAKDQNLSLNPTKISGVCGRLMCCLRYESDTYEQNRAAAKAEENKPAGDEPADSKE is encoded by the coding sequence ATGCAGACCGTTGTGGGTATCCGCTTTAAGAAAGCGGGAAAAATTTATTACTTTGATCCCGGTGATAACGACGTGACGCCGGGCAAGTTTGCCATTGTAGAAACATCCCGCGGGATGGAGTTTGGTGAGGTGGTGGTGGCACCTAAGCAAGTCCCCGACGATGAAGTGATACCGCCGCTGAAGAAAGTAGTTCGCATCGCTTCAGACGAAGATTGCCAGAAAATCCTGGAAAACAGGCAAAAAGAAGAAGAGGCCTTTGCTATGGGGCTGGAAAAAATCCAGGAGCATGGCCTCGATATGAAGCTGGTTGATGTGGAATACACATTTGACCGCTCCAAGGTTATTTTTTATTTTACGGCGGACGGCCGGGTGGATTTCCGCGAGCTGGTCAAAGACTTGGCTGCGGTCTTTAGAACCCGCATTGAGCTGCGGCAAATCGGTGTTCGTGACGAAGCGAAAATGATTGGTGGGTTGGGGCCATGCGGCCGCGTTCTTTGCTGTCATACCTTTTTGGGTGAATTTGAACCGGTGTCAATTCGGATGGCCAAGGACCAGAACCTTTCCCTTAACCCCACAAAGATTTCAGGAGTGTGCGGACGCCTGATGTGCTGCCTGCGTTACGAATCCGACACCTATGAGCAAAACCGGGCTGCGGCAAAAGCGGAGGAAAATAAGCCCGCTGGGGATGAGCCCGCCGATTCCAAGGAATAA
- a CDS encoding AbrB/MazE/SpoVT family DNA-binding domain-containing protein produces MLKSTGIVRKVDELGRVVIPIELRRTLGIDIKDSLEIYVDSEKIILKKYEPACLFCGNADHVKHHKGRIVCEDCVKEMAGEEKE; encoded by the coding sequence TTGTTGAAATCAACGGGGATTGTACGTAAAGTAGATGAATTGGGCCGTGTAGTTATTCCCATTGAATTAAGAAGGACTTTAGGGATTGATATTAAAGATTCACTGGAGATATATGTGGACAGTGAAAAAATCATCCTCAAAAAATATGAGCCGGCATGTTTGTTTTGCGGCAATGCCGACCATGTTAAGCACCACAAGGGCCGGATTGTCTGCGAAGACTGCGTAAAAGAAATGGCCGGAGAAGAAAAGGAATAA
- a CDS encoding Mur ligase family protein yields MNNTFARPLIGVTGSSGKTSTILMLNSILEQCGNKPAMLESWKGPASFTKLVKNNTTGSRPLLAEVPVEALRQRQVKGEIFQCAALTNLTVDHLPACGTQERYHELKSEFFNQLPPSAKAVLNADDPRSLTLAGDGGLDTITFALHYPNAMIVAKNIRTKNFSSVFELSVNTDIPTFSNRVISPQTTKVHLPMLGEQNIYNALLAATLALLLDVDLESIARALGRFPGIRRNMEIISVDKALVLDDGARNPAAIRAALAGAKLLGKRRTLVLHGIYGKGGQTINRCNARELAHWLQQSPGSQLIVTRSMYHTKHKYQVRVSEEKTFLTELKESKTEAAYFPDLPDAVESILSHACEEDLILLLGGPVLDRAREIILQSIGENRTSLTLVPSGLGGIRTHSNLQPLAGNPT; encoded by the coding sequence ATGAATAATACTTTTGCACGTCCTCTCATTGGCGTTACGGGAAGTAGCGGAAAAACCAGCACCATTCTGATGCTTAACTCCATTCTGGAGCAGTGCGGTAATAAACCTGCTATGCTGGAGAGCTGGAAAGGACCGGCATCATTCACTAAGCTTGTGAAAAATAACACAACAGGCAGCCGGCCCTTACTGGCGGAGGTGCCGGTGGAAGCTCTGCGACAGCGGCAGGTCAAAGGCGAAATCTTTCAATGTGCCGCACTCACCAATCTGACGGTGGACCATTTACCCGCCTGCGGTACTCAGGAGCGCTACCATGAACTTAAATCGGAATTTTTTAACCAACTGCCCCCAAGCGCAAAAGCGGTGCTAAATGCCGACGACCCGCGGTCCTTAACCTTAGCCGGCGACGGTGGATTGGACACCATCACCTTTGCCCTCCATTACCCTAATGCCATGATTGTGGCCAAAAATATCCGTACCAAAAATTTTTCATCGGTCTTTGAATTATCTGTAAACACTGACATACCTACCTTTTCAAACCGGGTTATTTCCCCCCAGACGACCAAGGTGCACCTACCCATGCTGGGCGAGCAGAATATTTATAATGCCCTGCTGGCGGCAACGCTGGCCTTGCTGCTGGATGTGGATCTGGAGTCCATAGCCCGGGCGCTGGGCCGCTTTCCCGGCATTCGCCGTAATATGGAAATCATATCTGTTGACAAAGCTTTGGTATTAGACGATGGAGCACGTAACCCGGCGGCCATCAGGGCCGCCTTGGCCGGGGCAAAGCTCTTGGGGAAACGGCGCACCCTTGTTCTGCACGGCATTTACGGAAAAGGCGGTCAGACCATCAATCGTTGCAATGCCAGGGAGCTGGCCCACTGGCTGCAGCAATCGCCCGGCTCTCAACTTATTGTAACCCGCAGTATGTACCATACCAAACACAAATATCAGGTCCGGGTCAGTGAAGAAAAAACATTTCTCACAGAGTTAAAAGAGAGCAAAACGGAGGCAGCCTATTTTCCCGATCTTCCCGATGCGGTGGAAAGTATCCTCTCCCACGCCTGTGAAGAAGATCTGATTTTATTATTGGGAGGGCCGGTCTTAGACCGGGCCAGGGAAATTATCCTGCAGTCCATTGGTGAAAACCGGACCAGCCTCACCCTGGTGCCGTCCGGGCTTGGCGGCATAAGGACCCATTCCAATCTGCAGCCCCTTGCCGGTAACCCTACCTAA
- a CDS encoding DNA polymerase III subunit has translation MKWDEVSGSEKITRVLQAAVQADRIAHAYLFCGADEAAIKKLAAVFAASLLCETKEPCGICAHCKKAANRSHPDLHWVDPEGKSLKIEQVRSLKRKAYLLPHEARYQVFILTDAGQLTTEGANSLLKVLEEPPPASVFILLAKNPAMLLPTVVSRCQVFSLQGGGEQSIPALNHQAVELLEVLKNNGGINDLLDRLAENEELTDFCDTLLLTLRDLLILQTTGQQSLLTQGRDEGLLQPFLSVWPAEDIREALAVLLKLQKDLQSPVNVRLALEGALRRLKEVFGNADRCGYPL, from the coding sequence ATGAAGTGGGACGAAGTTTCAGGAAGTGAAAAAATTACCCGTGTATTACAGGCAGCGGTACAAGCGGACCGCATTGCCCATGCCTATTTATTTTGCGGTGCCGACGAGGCGGCGATAAAGAAGCTGGCTGCAGTTTTTGCCGCGTCGCTTCTGTGTGAGACAAAGGAGCCCTGCGGCATTTGTGCCCATTGCAAAAAGGCAGCTAACCGTTCACACCCGGATCTGCACTGGGTTGACCCTGAAGGTAAATCATTGAAGATTGAGCAGGTGCGCTCTCTGAAGCGAAAGGCTTATCTTCTGCCCCATGAAGCCAGGTATCAGGTTTTTATTCTCACCGATGCCGGGCAGCTTACCACCGAGGGTGCCAACAGTCTGTTGAAGGTGTTGGAAGAGCCGCCCCCTGCCTCCGTCTTTATCCTGCTGGCAAAAAATCCCGCCATGCTGCTGCCCACCGTGGTATCACGCTGTCAGGTATTTTCTTTGCAGGGTGGCGGCGAGCAAAGCATCCCAGCTTTGAACCACCAGGCCGTAGAACTGCTTGAGGTTTTAAAAAATAACGGTGGCATAAATGATCTGCTGGACCGCTTGGCGGAAAATGAGGAGTTAACGGATTTTTGTGATACACTGCTGCTTACTTTGCGTGATTTACTGATTTTACAGACAACTGGCCAGCAAAGCCTGCTTACCCAGGGCCGGGATGAAGGGTTGCTGCAACCGTTTTTATCTGTGTGGCCTGCCGAAGATATCCGGGAAGCGCTGGCAGTCCTGTTAAAACTGCAGAAGGATTTACAAAGCCCGGTCAATGTGCGGTTGGCACTGGAAGGCGCATTGCGCAGGCTAAAGGAGGTTTTTGGAAATGCAGACCGTTGTGGGTATCCGCTTTAA
- the metG gene encoding methionine--tRNA ligase, translating to MQKKSFYITTPIYYPSDKLHIGHSYTTVAADAMARFKRLTGHQAYFLTGTDEHGQKIERRAQEAGKEPQEFVDEIVDWIKKLWTVLDISYDDFIRTTEQRHKDSVQKIFTKFYEQGDIYKSKYEGWYCTPCEAFWTERQVEEGNCPDCKRPVELVAEESYFFKMSKYADRLIEHIENNPEFIQPASRKNEMINNFLKPGLEDLCVSRTTFKWGIPVPFDPDHVIYVWLDALSNYITALGYLSEDDSKMKAFWPADVQLIGKEIVRFHTIYWPIFLMALGLELPKQVFGHGWLLLEEGKMSKSKGNVIDPEVLVERYGSDAIRYFLLREIPFGADGHFSEEALIQRLNFDLANDLGNLLNRTLAMLNKYYQGKVPTPSLDEAIDEELKSMALDLPQKMTERMDQLLFSNALSELWKFIARANKYIDETAPWTLAKEGNQQRLATVMYNLLESIRIVSVLLLPFMPRTPERIWQQLGIAHEGKIHTWDSIQEFGALPAGAQTKAAEVLFPRLELTAEGGGPVRQATKKDKPAPAPKEDKKKMAEKDGLITIDDFARVDLRIAEVKTAEKVEGADKLLKLTVSLGEQERQVVAGIAQHYGPETLTGKQVLFVANLKPVKLRGIRSEGMLLAASDSEGKLVLVGPQDSIAAGSKVK from the coding sequence ATGCAAAAAAAATCGTTTTATATTACTACTCCCATCTACTACCCCAGTGACAAGCTACATATCGGCCATTCTTATACAACGGTTGCAGCTGATGCCATGGCCCGTTTTAAAAGGCTGACGGGGCACCAGGCTTATTTTCTCACCGGTACAGATGAACACGGCCAGAAAATCGAGCGACGGGCACAGGAAGCGGGTAAAGAGCCGCAGGAGTTTGTGGATGAAATAGTAGATTGGATTAAAAAGCTGTGGACAGTGCTGGATATCTCCTACGATGATTTTATCCGCACCACCGAACAGCGGCATAAAGATTCGGTTCAGAAAATTTTTACTAAGTTTTACGAACAGGGTGATATTTACAAGTCCAAATATGAAGGATGGTACTGCACTCCCTGTGAAGCTTTTTGGACAGAGCGTCAGGTGGAGGAAGGAAACTGCCCCGACTGTAAGCGGCCGGTGGAATTGGTGGCCGAGGAAAGCTACTTCTTTAAGATGTCCAAATATGCTGATCGTCTCATTGAACATATTGAGAACAATCCGGAATTCATTCAGCCTGCATCCCGAAAAAACGAGATGATTAATAATTTCCTAAAGCCGGGCCTGGAGGATTTATGTGTTTCCCGCACCACCTTTAAGTGGGGGATTCCCGTTCCTTTTGACCCCGATCATGTTATTTATGTCTGGCTTGACGCTTTAAGCAACTACATCACCGCTTTAGGCTACCTCTCAGAAGATGACAGCAAAATGAAAGCTTTCTGGCCCGCCGATGTGCAGCTAATCGGCAAGGAAATTGTGCGCTTCCATACCATTTACTGGCCAATTTTTCTCATGGCTCTCGGTTTGGAGCTACCTAAACAGGTTTTTGGCCATGGTTGGCTGCTTCTGGAAGAGGGCAAAATGTCCAAGTCCAAAGGAAACGTCATTGATCCCGAAGTGTTGGTGGAGCGCTATGGTTCTGATGCCATCCGCTATTTTCTCTTGCGGGAAATTCCTTTTGGAGCCGACGGCCATTTCAGCGAAGAGGCCTTGATTCAGCGGCTTAATTTTGACCTGGCCAACGACCTGGGCAACTTGCTCAACCGGACACTGGCCATGCTGAATAAATATTACCAAGGTAAAGTCCCCACACCCTCCTTGGATGAAGCCATTGATGAGGAACTAAAAAGCATGGCGCTGGATTTGCCGCAGAAAATGACGGAGCGCATGGACCAACTGCTGTTTTCCAATGCTCTCTCGGAGCTGTGGAAATTTATTGCCCGCGCCAATAAATACATTGACGAGACGGCACCGTGGACGCTGGCCAAAGAAGGTAACCAACAGCGTCTGGCCACGGTAATGTACAACTTACTGGAAAGTATTCGCATTGTTTCCGTGTTACTGTTACCTTTCATGCCCCGGACACCGGAGCGTATTTGGCAGCAGTTGGGGATTGCCCATGAAGGCAAGATCCATACCTGGGACAGCATACAAGAGTTCGGTGCGCTGCCCGCCGGTGCCCAGACTAAAGCGGCGGAGGTTTTGTTCCCCCGCCTGGAATTAACTGCAGAGGGAGGCGGTCCGGTACGTCAGGCTACCAAAAAGGATAAGCCTGCCCCGGCCCCCAAGGAGGATAAAAAGAAAATGGCAGAAAAAGATGGTTTAATCACCATTGACGATTTTGCCCGGGTTGATCTGCGCATAGCAGAGGTAAAAACCGCAGAGAAAGTGGAAGGCGCTGATAAGCTATTGAAACTCACCGTCAGCCTGGGTGAACAAGAGCGCCAGGTGGTGGCTGGTATTGCCCAGCATTACGGACCGGAAACCCTAACCGGCAAACAGGTTCTTTTTGTAGCTAACTTAAAGCCTGTTAAATTACGGGGAATTCGCTCCGAAGGGATGCTTCTGGCCGCCTCAGACAGCGAAGGCAAGCTGGTGCTTGTGGGCCCGCAGGACTCCATTGCCGCCGGGAGCAAAGTTAAGTAG
- a CDS encoding TatD family hydrolase: MLIDTHAHLNDKRFSDDLPSVLERAKAAGVEIIINVGYDLASSENSLKFSDRFPQMYAAVGIHPHEAAQTPKGSLEGLRRLAVENKVVALGEMGLDYYYDHSPRPVQQEMFRRQIRLALELDLPVIVHDRDAHHDVLTILREEGAVKGVMHCFSGDVAFARQCLDLGFYLSLAGPVTFKNAKDLAAVAREVPLERLLLETDAPYLAPVPYRGKRNEPAHVAVVAQKVAEIRETDVASIARQTTENAKRLFNLPKLGE, translated from the coding sequence ATGCTTATTGACACCCATGCCCATCTAAACGATAAACGATTCAGTGATGATTTGCCCTCAGTGTTAGAGCGGGCCAAAGCGGCGGGAGTGGAAATCATCATTAATGTGGGGTATGATTTGGCGTCTTCCGAAAATTCCTTGAAGTTTTCGGACAGATTCCCGCAGATGTATGCAGCGGTCGGCATTCATCCCCACGAAGCGGCACAAACACCTAAGGGCAGTTTAGAAGGATTAAGGAGGTTGGCCGTAGAAAATAAAGTGGTAGCCCTGGGAGAAATGGGCTTGGATTACTACTACGACCACTCCCCCCGGCCGGTTCAGCAGGAAATGTTTCGCCGGCAGATCAGGCTGGCTCTGGAATTGGACTTGCCGGTGATTGTCCATGACCGGGATGCTCACCATGATGTTTTAACCATCCTGCGTGAGGAAGGGGCCGTTAAGGGGGTAATGCACTGCTTCTCCGGTGATGTAGCCTTTGCCCGGCAGTGTCTGGACCTGGGGTTTTATCTGTCGCTGGCGGGGCCGGTGACCTTTAAAAATGCCAAAGATTTGGCGGCGGTGGCCCGGGAAGTTCCGCTGGAGCGGCTGTTGTTGGAGACGGATGCGCCTTATCTGGCACCGGTTCCCTACCGGGGCAAGCGCAATGAACCGGCTCATGTGGCGGTGGTGGCGCAAAAGGTGGCAGAAATCCGGGAAACTGATGTGGCTTCAATAGCCAGGCAAACCACGGAAAATGCCAAACGCCTTTTTAATTTACCAAAATTAGGAGAATAG